A DNA window from Oryctolagus cuniculus chromosome 21, mOryCun1.1, whole genome shotgun sequence contains the following coding sequences:
- the OAS3 gene encoding 2'-5'-oligoadenylate synthase 3 isoform X4 has translation MRWLGAGAKPEPQVYSALLGGGCQGGEHAACFAELRRSFVNTRPAKLKNLILLVKHWYRQVCPKEAGEGTLPPAYALELLTIFAWEQGCGKDAFSLAQGLRTVLGLIQSYQQLCVFWTVNYGFEDPAVSQFLRGQLKRPRPVILDPADPTWDVGNGTTWHWEVLALEAESCYHHPCFLQGTGDPVQPWEGPGLPRAGGSDLGHPIQRDPGQGTPEDGERLDAMHPGPPRPAPGPSETAPGPSPSPSPAGLAMDLAQIPSKELDRFIQEHLKPSPRFQEQVKKAIDAILCCLREKCAHKVSRVSKGGSFGRGTDLRGGCDVELVIFLHCFTDFTAQGPSRAEVLAGMRTQLESWCREPGPGLTLKFPAQDGAKALRCRLESSTLEGCVDISLLPAFDAVGQLGAGAKPKPQVYSALLGSGCQGGEHAACFAELRRSFVNTRPVKLKNLILLVKHWYRRVAAQDTGKQPASASLPPAYALELLTIFAWEQGCGKDRFSMAEGLRTVLELVRQHQQLCVYWTLNYGIEDPAVRTHLLGQLRKPRPLILDPADPTWNVGQGNWELLAREVAALGTQACFTSGDGTAVQPWDVLPALLHQTPAADLDKFISEFLQPNRQFLAQVNKAVNAICSFLRENCFRNSPIKVLKVVKGGSSAKGTALRGRSDADLVVFLSCFGQFSEQGNRRAEVIAEIRAQLEACQQERQFEVKFEISKWENPRVLSFSLSSPTMLDQSVDFDVLPAFDALGQLVPGSRPSSQVYVDLIRSYSHAGEFSTCFTELQRDFIVSRPTKLKSLIRLVKYWYRQCNKMPKGRGSLPPQHGLELLTVYAWEQAGRDAQFSMAEGFRTVLELVSQYRQLRVYWTLNYDREDKTIRDFLELQLQKPRPIILDPADPTGNLGHSARWDLLAKEAATYMSSLCCMDRDGAPIQPWPVKAAV, from the exons atGCGCTGG CTCGGAGCTGGCGCCAAACCCGAGCCCCAGGTCTACTCCGCCCTCCTGGGCGGCGGCTGCCAGGGGGGCGAGCATGCGGCCTGCTTCGCGGAGCTGCGCCGGAGCTTCGTGAACACGCGCCCGGCCAAGCTGAAGAACCTCATCCTGCTCGTCAAACACTGGTACCGCCAG GTGTGCCcgaaggaggctggggaggggacgcTGCCCCCGGCCTACGCCCTGGAGCTGCTGACCATCTTTGCCTGGGAACAGGGCTGTGGGAAGGacgccttcagcctggcccagggcctccgCACCGTGCTGGGCCTCATCCAAAGCTATCAGCAgctgtgtgttttctggaccgtCAACTACGGCTTTGAGGACCCTGCTGTCAGCCAGTTCTTGCGGGGACAGCTTAAGAGACCCAG GCCTGTCATCCTGGACCCGGCTGACCCCACGTGGGATGTGGGTAACGGGACGACCTGGCACTGGGAGGTGCTGGCCCTGGAGGCCGAGTCCTGCTACCACCACCCGTGCTTTCTGCAGGGGACCGGGGACCCTGTGCAGCCCTGGGAAGGGCCG GGCCTTCCACGTGCCGGGGGCTCCGATTTGGGCCACCCCATCCAGCGCGACCCTGGCCAGGGGACCCCCGAGGACGGCGAGAGACTCGACGCCATGCACCCGGGGCCCCCCCGCCCAGCTCCGGGCCCCTCAGAGACAGCCCCGGGTCCCAGTCCGAGTCCGAGTCCAGCGGGGCTGGCCATGGACCTGGCTCAGATCCCCTCCAAGGAGCTGGACCGCTTCATCCAGGAGCACCTGAAGCCGAGCCCGCGATTCCAGGAGCAGGTGAAGAAGGCCATCGacgccatcttgtgctgcctccGGGAGAAGTGTGCCCACAAGGTCTCGAGAGTGAGCAag GGGGGCTCATTTGGCCGGGGAACAGACCTCAGGGGTGGCTGTGACGTGGAACTCGTCATCTTCCTCCACTGCTTCACTGACTTCACGGCGCAGGGCCCCAGCCGCGCAGAGGTGCTTGCGGGGATGCGgacccagctggagtcctggtGCCGGGAGCCGGGGCCCGGCCTGACCCTGAAGTTCCCCGCGCAGGATGGTGCCAAGGCTTTGCGGTGCCGGCTGGAGTCCTCGACCCTAGAAGGCTGTGTGGACATTAGCCTGCTGCCCGCCTTCGATGCCGTGG GGCAGCTCGGAGCTGGCGCCAAACCCAAGCCCCAGGTCTACTCCGCCCTCCTGGGCAGCGGCTGCCAGGGGGGCGAGCACGCGGCCTGCTTCGCCGAGCTGCGCCGGAGCTTCGTGAACACGCGCCCGGTCAAGCTGAAGAACCTCATCCTGCTCGTCAAACACTGGTACCGCCGG GTTGCGGCTCAGGACACAGGAAAGCAGCCAGCCAGCgcctctctgcccccagcctACGCCCTGGAGCTCCTGACCATCTTtgcctgggagcagggctgcgGGAAGGATCGCTTCTCTATGGCCGAGGGCCTCCGCACCGTCCTGGAGCTTGTCCGGCAGCATCAGCAGCTCTGTGTCTACTGGACGCTCAACTACGGCATCGAGGACCCGGCTGTGAGGACCCACCTTCTTGGCCAGCTTCGGAAACCCAG ACCTCTGATCCTGGACCCTGCTGACCCCACCTGGAATGTGGGCCAGGGCAACTGGGAGCTGTTGGCCCGCGAAGTGGCGGCCCTGGGGACACAAGCCTGCTTTACAAGTGGAGACGGGACAGCCGTGCAGCCCTGGGACGTGCTG CCGGCTCTGCTTCACCAAACCCCAGCCGCGGACCTCGACAAGTTCATCAGCGAATTTCTGCAGCCCAACCGCCAGTTCCTGGCTCAGGTGAACAAGGCTGTCAACGCCATCTGCTCCTTCCTGCGGGAAAACTGCTTCCGGAATTCGCCCATCAAAGTGCTCAAGGTGGTCAAG GGCGGCTCTTCAGCCAAAGGCACGGCGCTGCGAGGCCGCTCGGACGCCGACCTGGTGGTCTTCCTCAGCTGCTTCGGCCAGTTCAGCGAGCAGGGCAACCGGAGAGCCGAGGTCATCGCGGAGATCCGGGCCCAGCTGGAGGCGTGTCAGCAGGAGCGGCAGTTCGAGGTCAAGTTCGAGATCTCCAAGTGGGAGAACCCCCGCGTGCTGAGCTTCTCGCTGTCGTCCCCGACCATGCTGGACCAGAGCGTGGACTTCGACGTGCTGCCTGCCTTTGATGCCCTGG GCCAGCTGGTCCCcggctccaggcccagctctcaGGTCTACGTCGACCTCATCCGCAGCTACAGCCACGCGGGCGAGTTCTCCACCTGCTTCACGGAGCTGCAGCGGGACTTCATCGTGTCCCGGCCCACCAAGCTCAAGAGTCTGATCCGCCTGGTGAAGTACTGGTACCGGCAG tgCAACAAGATGCCCAAGGGAAGGGGCTCCCTGCCCCCCCAGCACGGGCTGGAGCTCCTGACGGTGTACGCGTGGGAGCAGGCCGGTCGGGATGCCCAGTTCagcatggctgagggcttccgcACGGTCCTGGAGCTGGTCAGCCAGTACCGCCAGCTCCGCGTCTACTGGACGCTCAACTACGACAGGGAGGACAAGACCATCAGAGACTTCTTGGAACTGCAGCTACAAAAACCCAG GCCCATCATCCTGGATCCGGCTGACCCGACTGGCAACCTGGGCCACAGTGCCCGCTGGGACCTGCTGGCCAAGGAGGCTGCCACCTACATGTCCTCCCTGTGCTGCATGGACAGGGACGGTGCCCCCATCCAGCCATGGCCAGTGAAG GCGGCCGTGTGA